One Schistocerca piceifrons isolate TAMUIC-IGC-003096 chromosome 11, iqSchPice1.1, whole genome shotgun sequence genomic window carries:
- the LOC124720353 gene encoding uncharacterized protein LOC124720353 encodes MYNPQDPLYRNKDARKEKLAVIGCKVREVLPNPTDEDCKTHFMSLQSHFCGELKKIRASEHSGAGADHKLYEPAVWWFNALKFLKDYVTPRKTVTNVPSRMIPQPLSSNPCSTTIFNDSCNTEMTTVTEETIVNEGYIEDDNSNYSQDIFTVESSEGSTPVSIPSPYASARKRRSRDTEDEKMVQMALSTMGLNILGHKSPRT; translated from the exons ATGTATAACCCACAGGACCCGCTATATCGTAATAAG gatgccaggaaagagaaactggcagtgataggCTGTAAAGTTCGCGAAGTTTTGCCCAACCCAACAGATGAGGACTGCAAAACTCACTTCATGTCACTGCAGTCGCACTTTTGTGGAGAGCTAAAAAAAATTAGAGCCAGTGAGCATAGTGGTGCAGGGGCAGATCATAAACTTTATGAGCCTGCTGTGTGGTGGTTCAATGCTTTGAAGTTTTTGAAGGACTACGTGACACCAAGGAAAACAGTGACAAATGTCCCAAGCCGTATG ATACCACAGCCACTCTCATCAAATCCATGTAGCACGACCATTTTCAATGACTCTTGT AATACTGAGATGACCACAGTTACTGAAGAGACCATAGTAAATGAGGGATATATTGAAGATGACAACAGCAAT TACTCCCAAGACATATTTACTGTGGAATCGTCAGAGGGAAGTACGCCTGTATCAATACCATCACCTTACGCTTCAGCCAGAAAGAGGCGTAGTAGGGACACTgaggatgaaaaaatggttcaaatggctctgagcactatgggactcaacatcttaggtcataagtcccctagaacttag